From a single Artemia franciscana chromosome 9, ASM3288406v1, whole genome shotgun sequence genomic region:
- the LOC136031568 gene encoding zinc finger protein 39-like, which yields MHPIEFQNCELKKFENIVMSNNRLDVPSALTVVTETAPRRKVHIRKKTGEKLYECKECKKKYSSKSALTAHMRTHTGEFYECRECKKKFSWRSGLTVHIRTHNGEKPYECELCQKFFSQKPSLTLHMKTHNVEKLHECMLCQKKFSQKINFTEHMKTHNEEKPHECELCQNKFSLRICLTAHSRVHNGEKTYECELCQRTFSQWLYMNRHLRIHAGEFYECKECKKKFSWKSGLIVHIRNHNGEKPYKCDLCQKKFSQKSSLTLHMTTHNGENHYEYKFDYSYENPHW from the exons ATGCATCCCATTGAATTCCAAAATTGTGaattgaaaaagtttgaaaatattgttaTGAGTAACAATCGCCTGGACGTACCATCAGCGCTGACAGTTGTCACAGAAACGGCACCAAGGAGAAAAGtgcatataagaaaaaaaactggtgaaaaattatatgaatgtaaagaatgcaaaaagaaatattcttcGAAGTCAGCCTTGACTGCGCATATGAGAACCCACACTGGTGAATTCTATGAATGTAgagaatgcaaaaagaaattttcttggagATCAGGTTTGACTGTGCATATTAGAACCCACAATGGAGAAAAACCCTATGAATGTGaactatgtcaaaaatttttttctcaaaagccaAGTTTGACTTTGCATATGAAAACCCACAATGTAGAAAAACTCCATGAATGTATGCTGTGTCAAAAGAAGTTTTCTCAGAAGATAAATTTCACTGAACACATGAAAACCCACAATGAAGAAAAACCCCATGAATGTGAGCTCtgccaaaataaattttctctaAGGATATGTTTGACTGCGCATAGCAGAGTCCACAATGGAGAAAAAACGTATGAATGCGAACTATGTCAAAGGACGTTTTCTCAGTGGCTGTATATGAATCGGCATCTGAGAATCCACGCTGGTGAATTCTATGAatgtaaagaatgcaaaaagaaattttcttggaagTCAGGCTTGATTGTGCATATTAGAAACCACAATGGAGAAAAACCCTATAAGTGTGACTTAtgtcaaaagaaattttctcagAAGTCAAGTCTGACTTTGCATATGACAACCCACAATGGAGAAAACCACTATGAAT ACAAGTTTGACTATTCATATGAGAACCCACACTGgtga